From Catharus ustulatus isolate bCatUst1 chromosome 6, bCatUst1.pri.v2, whole genome shotgun sequence, a single genomic window includes:
- the ANKRD9 gene encoding ankyrin repeat domain-containing protein 9, with product MPWSFRWVGGCGAQSQKQCKKSSFAFYQAVRDLLPVWFLEDMRTMEAFHWEDGGKVSVYSPSEALLYALVHDHQPYARHLLTKFPQSALAVPSQSFSCCQSAPHLAMAVRYNRVRVLFRILKAIQALPPGDRAAHLDRQGCSRVEGGKTALHMACELVRPECLLLLLGHGASPCLQDSAGNTPLDTLLQQISHLPAANMRAKFLCLDCLFFFVPQDLKFAMKQQLLDNRQQWQDLLGENRFQCLVGLVPPSLFVGAMRVLIRTISPEHFPEALDNLPLPHFLKPLDLKLES from the coding sequence ATGCCCTGGAGCTTCCGCTGGGTCGGCGGCTGCGGCGCCCAGTCCCAGAAGCAGTGCAAGAAATCCTCCTTCGCCTTCTACCAGGCGGTGAGGGACCTGCTGCCCGTCTGGTTCCTGGAGGACATGCGGACCATGGAGGCTTTCCACTGGGAAGATGGGGGCAAGGTGAGCGTCTACTCGCCCTCGGAGGCGCTGCTCTACGCGCTGGTGCACGACCACCAGCCCTACGCCCGGCACCTGCTCACTAAGTTCCCCCAGAGcgccctggctgtgcccagccaaagcttcagctgctgccagtcAGCCCCGCACCTGGCCATGGCCGTCCGCTACAACCGCGTCCGGGTGCTCTTCCGAATCCTCAAGGCCATCCAAGCCTTGCCCCCGGGTGACAGAGCCGCCCACCTGGACCGCCAGGGCTGCAGCCGCGTGGAGGGCGGCAAGACAGCCTTGCACATGGCCTGCGAACTGGTGCGGCCCgagtgcctgctgctgctgctggggcacgGCGCGTCGCCCTGCCTGCAGGACAGCGCTGGGAACACCCCCCTCGacaccctgctgcagcagatcTCCCACCTGCCGGCAGCCAACATGCGTGCCAAGTTCCTCTGCCTCGACTGCCTCTTCTTCTTCGTGCCTCAGGACCTTAAGTTTGCAATGAAACAGCAGCTGTTGGACAAccggcagcagtggcaggaccTCCTGGGCGAGAACAGGTTCCAGTGCCTGGTGGGCTTAGTGCCTCCATCGCTGTTTGTTGGAGCCATGCGTGTCTTGATCAGGACCATTTCACCTGAGCACTTCCCAGAGGCTCTGGATAATCTGCCTCTGCCTCATTTCCTAAAGCCTTTGGACTTGAAACTGGAGAGCTAG